GCGCACCTCCTGCGCCTGGCCCACCGCGCCCACGCTCCAGCGCTCGTTCGCCACGCCCCCGGCGCAGTCGTAGACGATCACCGGCGCCCCGGCGTTCGTCGCGGCGCCGGCGACGTTCAGGCACCGCTCCGCCGCGTCGTTCCGCAGCTGCGGCACTCCGCCCGGCGCGCTCCCCGGCGTCTCGATCGTCGACTCGGCCGTCGACGCAGCGATACGCCAGCCCGCCGCGCTGCCGCACTC
This sequence is a window from Roseisolibacter agri. Protein-coding genes within it:
- a CDS encoding RICIN domain-containing protein, giving the protein GYLCLAAAGTEAGARLTTAWCEGQATQRWTLTSAGQLQQAGGALCAAPAGGATANDTRIVLAECGSAAGWRIAASTAESTIETPGSAPGGVPQLRNDAAERCLNVAGAATNAGAPVIVYDCAGGVANERWSVGAVGQAQEVR